A genomic stretch from Tenrec ecaudatus isolate mTenEca1 chromosome X, mTenEca1.hap1, whole genome shotgun sequence includes:
- the LOC142434002 gene encoding cytochrome c oxidase subunit 6B1-like: protein MAEDIKTKIKNYRTAPFDSRFPNQNQTRNCWQNYLDFHRCEKAMNAKGGDVSVCQWYQRVYKSLCPISWVTAWDDRRAQGTFPGKI from the coding sequence ATGGCAGAAGACATCAAGACCAAAATCAAGAACTACCGAACTGCGCCTTTTGACAGCCGCTTCcccaaccagaaccaaacaaggaACTGCTGGCAGAACTACTTGGACTTCCACCGCTGTGAGAAGGCGATGAATGCCAAAGGGGGCGACGTCTCCGTGTGTCAGTGGTATCAGCGCGTGTACAAGTCCCTCTGCCCCATTTCCTGGGTGACCGCCTGGGATGACCGCCGGGCACAAGGCACATTTCCCGGGAAGATCTGA